The following DNA comes from Suncus etruscus isolate mSunEtr1 chromosome 12, mSunEtr1.pri.cur, whole genome shotgun sequence.
taactgtcttcttgcattaagtaaggtttctttcgccatgcagaagctttttagtttgatgtagtcccatttgtttatgtttgctgctaaggttcttgccattggtgctccattctcaaagacctttttgatatataggtcttcaagtgttctccctattttattctcaataaactttatagattcgggtctgatttcaaggtctttgatccattttgagttgacttttgtataaggagtgaggtatgggttgattttcactttcatacatgtggttttccagttgtgccaacaccatttgttgaataggctttctttgttccatttcagattcttgcctcttttatcaaatattagttggctgtatatctggggatttatgtctgggaattctgtcctggcccactggtctgaagtcctgtctctgttccagtaccatgctgttttgattactatggctttatagtatagtttcaagttaggtaaggagattccacccagcttcttgtttttcagtatgtgtttggctatcctgggtcttttgtggttccagatgaattttgttaatgattgttctaattctttaaagaattgtgtctggatttggatagggattgcattaaatctatataggagtttgggtaggatagtcattttgattatgttaattctacctatccatgagcatgggatgttcttccatttctttagatcgtcttcaatttctttctggagtgttttgaagttttcctggtataggtctttcacttctcttgtaaggttgattcctagatacctgatattttttgatactatcttaaatggaattgtatttttaatctctctctcctcaacttcattttttgtatatagaaacgctactgtcttttgtgtattgactttgtatccagccactttgctgtattggctgattgtttctaggagttttactgtggactctttagggtttttaatgtatatcatcatatcgtcggcaaatagagctagcttgtgttcctctttccctatttgaattcctttgattcccttctcttgtcggattgctattgctaggacttctaaggttatattgaataagagtggagagagtggacagccttgtctagttcctgaccttagtgggaatgcttctagtttctcgccattaagtataatgttggctgttggcttttcatatatagctgtaactatcttgaggaaagttccttctaaccctatttttctgagtgtctttaacatgaaaggatgttggattttgtcaaatgccttctctgcatcgattgatatgatcatgtggtttttgtctttcgtgttgttgatgtgatgtatcaaattgattgatttgcgtatgttgaaccaaccttgcattcctggtatgaatcccacttggttgtgatgtatgatctttttgatgaagtgctgaattcggtttgctaagattttgttaagtatctttgcatctatgttcattagtgagatttgtctgtagttttcttttttggtggtgtctttgccttctttgggaatgagtgtgatattagcctcataaaaagagttggggaggattcctgttttttctatggtttggaaaagcctatggaaaagtggtagtaagtcttcttgaaatgtttgatagaattcacttgtaaatccatctgggcctgggcttttgttcttagggagttttttaattacttcttcaatttcctctgaggtgattggtctgtttaggctttctagatcttccttttccagtcttggaagagggtgtttgtctaagaatctgtcgatttctactgggttctctagcctagttgagtatagttgttcatagtatgatctcatgatatgttgtatttcttggggttctgttgtaatctctcccctttcatttgtgatcctgttgatttgggtgttttccctcttttttttggtgagttttgccaatggtttgtctatcttgtttattttttcgaaaaaccaactcctggtctcattgattttttgtattgttttcttggtttcgatgttgtttatttctgctctggtttttattatttcttgccttctggttgtggttggatttctctgttgctgttgttccaattctttgaggtgatcttttaaactgttggttttgttattttcctgtttcttgacataggcctctattgctatgagtttccccctaattactgcttttgctgtgtcccataaattttgacatgttgtctcttcattgtcatttgtctcaaggaatctttttatttcttccttgagttgttctttgatccagctgttgttgagcagcatgttgtttaatctccaggtactagttttcctccattgcttcttcttgacatcaattttaacctctgttgcatagtgatctgaaagggtacttcttatgatccttacctttgtggtcttatataggttggctttgtatcctaatacatggtctattctggagaaggttccatgtgggtttgagaagaatgtgtattctgctttctggggatggagggctctatataaatctattagccctaaatcttctaatttttcatttagagctcttatttctttgttatttttctgtttggtggatctgtccagtggtgatagtggagtattgaggtcccctactattatcacatttcccttcatgtgtttctccaggtttgccagtagttgcctcacatattttgctgactctacattaggtgcatagatattgatcagggttagtgtttcttgatctattgttcccctgatcagtaagtagtgtccctctttgtctctgatcactttcttgaggttgaatacaatttggtctgatataagaatggctatccctgcttttttgttttccattggcctgaataattactttccatccttttattctaagcctgtgcttatcctgtagctgtaggtgtgtttcttgcagacagcagaagtccggtttatttttcctaacccagttctctactatgtgtcttttaaatggagagtttagtccgttcacatttaggaaaattattgatagagaggactgttgtgcagttgtattgtgtgcagtggtttttgttacaatcgggggtttggattgtgtaattcatctctgagtaagtcgcttaggatcggcttagtttgcacaaatagttcaagttcgttcatgtttgagaatgtttttagtctgccctcccatatgaatgatagttttgctgggtattggaccctgggttggaagtttctttcattcagtcgtgtaaatatgtcattccactgtcttcttgcttgaattatttcaaatggaagatccggtttgattcttatgtcctttcctttgtacttgagtttttttttcactcttattgcctttaggagttcctctttctctttgttttttgccatttggattattatgtgtcttggtgtgggtttattagggtctattttattagggactctcttgacttcctggatttgtcctgaagtgtctttccagagtgtggggaagttctctgttattatctccctgactacctgttcttcccccttccctatttcctccccttctggtatacccacaattcttagattgtttcttttgtctttgttcattagatattggatttttccttccagtgctttgccttttatttctttgttggtttcttgatcattttttgattgtagttttccttcgagttcttcaatgtgcttctccaactctgtgtttctgctcataagacttgctactttgtcttttaagtccttcacttctttttgtatggaatctctcatgttctttgacatttcttctttaatttggctgattcgttcgtccatggatttcttatactcggttgctagggtttctttcaattcttttattaattcttgcatttccttcctcatgacagcttttaggtcttcttcccgtggatctgtgcgttttggtggacttggaaatttgatagggtttgtcatggtgtctccagttattagcgatttccttgctttacgcattgttctttgtatttaatggtgtattttggagtgctgtggcttctaattttggcctgctttgaccccttcctgaaggtgtttctagaggggcctgttgagtgagtttgttgagcctagccctttctcctcccctttgcttcctagagttcagccttcctgctgtgggtcttttcccttttctgctccttattttctgtcagcggtgcagttccactcctggccacaatggttactggcgctgttgagcctagctctcaatcccccctcttttctctgggagtcaatggatttccgccccctccaaacctcccttgaaggagttccctcagtctaccctttcaggctctgccctcacccttggggagtccctgatccgctccagggcccaagggggtggattgctctaggtcacctgagagtccagatagctggccctatctcccccgactattccggttgctcaacttgcctttccaggcgcccacccgggggaagggactcactgggtggggggggagtcggtcctgacgacaaggaaacaaagtctcacccaagccacacaggaaacaaagtctcccccaggccgcacaagggagcaaaatctcacccaagccgcacagaaaaccctgtctcccccgagccgcacaagggagcaaaactctcacccaagccccacagggaaccaagtttcctccgagccgcacaagggagcaaaactctcacccaagccgcacagaaaaccctgtctcccccgagccgcacaagggagcaaaactctcacccaagccgcacagggaaccaagtttcccccaagccgcacaagggagcaaaactctcacccaagccgcacaggaaacaaagtttcccccgagccgcacaagggagcaaaactctcacccaagccgcacagaaaaccctgtctcccccgagtcgcacaagggagcaaaactctcacccaggccgcacagggaaccaagtttcctccgagccgcacaagggagggaactctcacccaagccacacaggaaACTAAGTTTCCCctgagccgcacaagggagcaaaactctcacccaagccgcacagaaaaccctgtctcccccgagccgcacaagggagcaaaactctcacccaagccgcacagggaacccaAAATGATACAGCATTTTATACCAATTAAAAGGGCTGCAttccaaaaaaaagaggaaaataccCTATATATATTGATGAGGATATGAAAAAACCTGCAACATTTGCACATAGCTAGTGGAAATGTAAAATGATGCTTCTACTAATCATTTAAAAACGTTTTCAGTAACATATATTCAGCTAAAATTACAGTCATGCATCAGAGGATTAAATCACAACTCTTACATATACAATTTTCATTACCTTCCATCACCAAAATTCCAGTGCTGTCCcatcacaaataaataaactctCTTCTTCCTCTGAGTCCCTACTTCCTCCCTCTTCTGTTCTGGTAGTCACCACAATTTTCACTGTCTTGAAGTTAATTTTATGATTTAGTGACAGTTTAATTTAGTAATTCatataccacatgtaagtgaagCTTTTCaataattgtctataacatccatacttatttcacttagaaaaATCACTACGATTCTATCAACTTTATGTCCAAGTGcgtaattttgtctttttaaaattttctcagtaGTATTTAACTAAGTCTATATACCAAAGTCCTTAATTCAGTTCTTTGTTAATGGGCATTTGGTGAACTATAATTGGCAGCCATTACCTTGAAAATTAATTTGGCAGttactcaaaataataaaatcaaaaagatttcTGTAGAGCTTAAAAATTCTATTCATAAGCTAAGATGGCTGCGGTGATGGCATTCTCCTTCAGGCGCCGCTTTCCAGCCACCACCCTCGGCGGGGCATGTCTGCAGGCCTGCAGAGGAACCCAGACAGCTGCAGCTATTTACAAATGGGACCCCGACAAGGCTGGAGATAAACCCCATATGCAAACTTATGAAGTTGACTTGAATAAATGTGGCCCTATGGTGTTGGATGTTTTAATCAAAATTAAGAATGAAATTGATTCTACCTTGACCTTCCGAAGATCATGCAGAGAAGGTATCTGTGGCTCTTGTGCAATGAACATCCATGGAGGTAACACACTTGCTTGCACCCGAAGGATTGACACCAACCTCAACAAAGTCTCTAAAATCTACCCTCTTCCACATATGTATGTGATTAAGGATCTTGTTCCTGATTTGAGCAACTTCTATACTCAATACAAGTCCATTGAGCCATATTTGAAGAAGGATGAATCCCAGGAAGGCAAACAGCAGTACCTGCAATCCATAGAAGGTCGGGAGAAACTGGACAGGTTTTTTGAGTGCATCCTCTGTGCCTGTTGCAGTACCAGCTGCCCTAGCTATTGGTGGAATGGAGACAAATACCTGGGCCCTGCAGTTCTTATGCAGGCCTATCGCTGGATGATCGATTCCTGAGATGATTTCACTTAGGAGCGCCTGGCCAAACTACAAGACCCGTTCTCACTGTACCGCTGCCACACTATCATGAACTGCACAAAGACTTGTCCTAAGGGCCTGAATCCAGGGAAAGCAATTGCAGAAATCAAGAAAATGATGGCAACCTATAAGGAGAAGAAAGCTTCCGCTTAACTGTCACCGCAGCCATACCGTGACTTGCAATCAGCTCAGAGctgaatataatttatatctaaTTTGAATTCCTTCAGAATTATTGATTTTTATGAGCACTGCTTGTATAATaaaaaacttaagaaataaatgttattCTACTTTActaacaaaaaatattctattcATGATTATAATATGaccaatagaaatatatatatgatggTCACATAAAACATATCATTGCTTTCCACTCTTTTTAAGGCAAAAGAAATTTTAGTATCTTAACTACTTTTAATGACACAGTTTAGTGATATTGAACACATTCAGAATATTCAACTAACCCCACTATCCATTGCCAAAGATATTTCAATCCTATAAACTTGAAAATCTCATttctgttaggttacaccttattttacctaaaacaaaaatcatccttAGCCCCCTTGTAGTTTGTTTACAACTTgcatttaccccaaaacagagattgtctaatttgtaaacctgggtgggtcagGCTcaagatagcctgagctatctgttcttCCTGCCCCACCAAGAGATGGTCTCtgcactcaataaaaatggcagttctggcaggcagtttgCACTtcatacaaggtagaagactgccagactacatgtgtttcaccatCAGACCCTGATTCAGACCCTTTCACCTAGGGTTGGGAGGTGATTTAACATGTgcctattaaatttttctttttctctatctcatTCTCTGGCAAACCACCATTATAATTTCTTTCTATCATTCTGACATTGTAGTTATGTCATATAAGTGGAATTAAAGTAGAATAGCATGATTCTTCTTTTTCAGTGTGGAGAACTGAATGCAGGAATTTAGTATGTGATATGCCACAAATGCATGATCCTGGCCTCAGAATTTGTTATTTAATAAGTCATATTTTACTTACTTTATCTTCAAGAGTgattcatatagaaaaatgtatcagaatttccttcctcctttatgGCTGAGACATGCTATTGTATGTCTATATTGTACTTGATAATATTTACTCACTATCCCTATGTATACTTGAGTGGCTTTCATATTATGGATCATATACAACAATGCTATCAAAGTAagtcttataaatatatatctatttacATTATTTTGAGAATATATTTACATGTTGAATTGCAGGATATTGTGCATGAATGCTCATggcattattattaatattagccacaaagaaaaaataattcataaagctATCAActaataaatggataaataaaatatgacagaTGAACACAAAGtctataataaaagaaagaaggtacTTATAATTTGTTAAAACTTTGATAAacctttaaaatattacattcctcaaaattttacattttaggggctagagaaatagcatggataaggcgtttgccttgtatgcagaaggaaggtggtttgaatcccagcatcccatatggtccccagagcctgccaggagtgatttctgagtgtagagccaggagtaacccctgagtgctgccgggtgtgactcccccccaaaattctacattttatatGCCATAAGTATATGAAATATTAGTAGGTTCCctatttataaaaacagaaagCAGATTCATGCTTGCCAGGAAGTTGGGAGTTCCATTTTGGAATGCTATAGAATCTATAGATGCTAAAATTGAACTTGGTGATGACTATAAAATTtctgaattattaaaattaatttttatacttgaAATGTAGTATTTAGTATGTAAATACTTTTCAATAGAGCTCTTAAGAAAGCTATGGCTCAATAAAGCAAACTTAAAGAGTTTTTAATCAGAAAGTTTACCAATAACCCTTTAAAAATGATATcagaattttcaataaaaaattgtgaagagggccagagtggtgctgcggtggtagggtgtttacattgcatgtggctaatctaggGCAGACTGCGTTTTGATCCcatggtgttccatatggtcccccaagccaggagctatttctgagtgcattgccaggagtaacccctgagcgtcaccggtgtgcccccccaaaaaagaattaagaaacaaaaaataaaaataaaataaaataaaaataaaatgaaaataagacatATTAGCCCCCAATCAGATTCACAAAAGATTGGCAGTACCTGCTATTGGCAAATTATGAATGAATTCTGTATCTTATAAATTCTcaactgaataaaaattattgaaatatgtATAAAGTGAATAacgtataatttttatatatagtggAGGTCTGTGTTTGAAACCTTACATTCAAACATTGAAACTATTAAGGCACTGCACTGAATGAGGTGACCTGTCCTAATGCCTTGGTGGAACCTAGGTTAGGTACCAGAACTGTGTTCTCAAATTATGAAAAATCCCAGAAGAGATGTCTGGAGAGACAAGTGGGGGGGTCAGAGActgaaaaaaaatactgattcTGAGTAGAATAATTTGCATACAACTTGGTACacctttttatatttcaataattgGACTCACCTTACTATTCCTAATAGCCAAAAGTTGATATTCTACAAATGTAGGAGTTGAAACTGTATGCAGCACATACTATCACAGAATGTCTgttgaaaaatctaaaaaaaagagtattcaaCTTTAGAAGGTTTGTTAAGAAACCTAGTACAGACAGAAAATATGATATTCTGTGCCCAGTATACACAACtgtgaaattataatttatttgaaattaattaaTTCTGGCAAGATGGAAGTTAAGGACTGAACGTTTTCCTATCATAGATTTTCACCTAAATGATTAATATGGTGATATAATGGTGTCATAGTTTGGTGATAATATAGTgtcagtgaaagaaaaaaaaaacagctgccTGGAGAAGCAATGTGCTCACAGTAGGAAACATCAGAGAGGGTAGGAATAATCCTGCATTGAAACATTGGGGTTACCGTGGTTTGGATTAGGGTGTTTTCTGGATCTAACATAAGAGGAAAAGTTGCTGATTGGTAGCCTGCTTAGAGGCAAAATAGGAAAATTCCTCCAGAGAGCAGCAGGGCTGAAGGAGAAGATATTAAATCAACCCCAAAGAAATTAAGAGCTTTAAAAAAAgcataactaaaaaaaaatagcaatctCTTCTGAGCAGGGACTGTTGTCCTTATCTTATCCTTCACCAAAACCTAAAACAAGGACAGATACTATCCGATCTATTCCCCTAGGAAATATTTGGTTTAGGCTTATAGATAAGAGGGAATGTGTCTCAGGAGATCAGCCTCAGGGAATTTACTGATTATTCATAAACACACCAGTTTACAATCTACTCTTCATAAAAATGTGtttctctattctcttttctgTAAAAATCACTTTGTGGACTTAAAAATCCAGTAATGGAAGACTATAATAAAGGGGCTTaacaataaacaaagaaactATCAAAAGAATAGAAGGGCTGGAAAgtgtaaaaatagaataaaaagtagACAAAAACACAATAGTAAAATGTGGAAACAGTGTAGGATTCAGATGGAACTACAGCAGGTCTTATGTACTTGACACCAACATTCTAAAGATACTGGGGGTAAGTACAGGAGAGGGAAAATAATGGAAACCTGATCTGTGAAAATACTAACCAAAAACTTCCCTTATTTGCTAAAGTAACTAACCATCAATATATGAGGCTAGAACAGTTCCGAGTGAAAATAATCCCCAACAGAAACATcccaaaacaaattataattaaaGACTTAAAAACTTAAAGATAAGAATAAACTATAAGAAGcatctagagaaaaataaatcacatataaAGGAGTTCAGATTATCTGTAGATTTTCACTGAAAGCAAACATAAAGAACAAAATAGGAGACATTCAAAGTTCTAAAGGAAAGGATTTTCAACTAAGGCTACTCTATATTGAACGATTAATCAtttagaataaaaggaaggataatgacttttacagaaaaaattaaaacaggtcATATCCACCAAATTGAACTTGAAATATTAAAGTGTATCTTTGATTTCACATAGAAGTAAGACATCAAAATTTGCAAAACATAGATAGAGGTGGGTGGGTAGACTAAAAATGTGAACCACTGAAATAAATGTTGCAAAAATAGAactttttatatatgaataacaAGACAACCTTAAAacaaaactttacaaaaaaacataataaatgatataatacaatataaaattatattaaaatgagagTATAATGCACACATACCAAACAAATGAGGACAAGAACTCAGAACAATAACACAGGAGTTAAGGGATTTGCCTTTCCCTTATCCAACATCATTTCTATCCCTAGCAACACACATGGTTCCtctacatagccaggagtgatacctgagcacagaaccaggattaaacctTGTCTATAAACCTCCtccagaaaaccaaacaaaataaaaggacaagTCCAGAAACcatctcaaaataataaaatgggaataCTATTTTTTCATTATCTTAAATGTCAATAAATGAGTAAAACACTTGAAATGCCTTAGATTAGCAGAatagatatataga
Coding sequences within:
- the LOC126024081 gene encoding LOW QUALITY PROTEIN: succinate dehydrogenase [ubiquinone] iron-sulfur subunit, mitochondrial-like (The sequence of the model RefSeq protein was modified relative to this genomic sequence to represent the inferred CDS: substituted 2 bases at 2 genomic stop codons), producing the protein MAAVMAFSFRRRFPATTLGGACLQACRGTQTAAAIYKWDPDKAGDKPHMQTYEVDLNKCGPMVLDVLIKIKNEIDSTLTFRRSCREGICGSCAMNIHGGNTLACTRRIDTNLNKVSKIYPLPHMYVIKDLVPDLSNFYTQYKSIEPYLKKDESQEGKQQYLQSIEGREKLDRFFECILCACCSTSCPSYWWNGDKYLGPAVLMQAYRWMIDSXDDFTXERLAKLQDPFSLYRCHTIMNCTKTCPKGLNPGKAIAEIKKMMATYKEKKASA